A region of Candidatus Lokiarchaeota archaeon DNA encodes the following proteins:
- a CDS encoding GTP-binding protein, which translates to MRLLIHNVLVINRESAEVLARTRFWKIDFTEEHISEFLAGLDDLEETEGLAKDTPVYAGDHKVFHSPIEEGRLLLFATDGRDEDRTIKHKVREGAARLETAFRGNRVSYIRDNLDDLLGELIFTRFKVSFVGSGGVGKTTLLRLLFGKEPAPGGYVPTINVAVDSSETIQFGTFLVTIWDFAGQAVFQDLWSFYFQGTDVIFLITDSSFRNVMQTKTLLRSIKKEAPAVPLFIIANKQDLPESMRADKIKRLVGAPTFPMVATDKTRREEFIRFMLEVAAKTVGVNLPERPISEMITVRKGSEEIDDPFESTPEADVSHHAESEWISEPYVEQESEAGATPTGNPGGVASQDISQRSSVQPQQTSQQIEEQKEQKKKDEKTEILHTVLIYQDQGVLKPVYSLRYGEEEIDPTSISSLISALDSLGSITQPSAEESGKTDTLETIEHEGNHVFIEKSEHFLLAMVVTNEKKEKSQRQKMASVLVDTEEMFRDIWDKDNIDLKTFEKSVFVVLSELPLCPLSLDYIARSREAGKRIPFDNRDVGRAIVEVTEAIDAVSTVGGIVRSLDLPRETVMGALQILAAYDWVAFKVEISEDTILARADETPENWDPKEFPYPREFMERFVKRCDGKTPLNRLIDGLDVSLSPVKFVAQKLVLSGVLEIIA; encoded by the coding sequence CTGAGATTATTGATTCATAACGTGCTTGTCATCAACCGGGAGTCGGCTGAGGTACTCGCGCGTACCCGCTTCTGGAAGATAGACTTCACAGAGGAGCATATCTCAGAATTCCTAGCAGGTCTCGATGATCTTGAAGAGACAGAAGGTCTAGCCAAGGACACTCCGGTGTATGCTGGAGATCACAAAGTGTTTCACTCACCTATTGAAGAGGGAAGACTCCTCCTATTCGCAACAGACGGAAGAGATGAAGACCGCACAATCAAGCATAAGGTACGTGAAGGCGCAGCACGTCTTGAGACTGCTTTCAGAGGTAATCGTGTTAGCTACATTCGGGATAATCTTGATGATTTGCTGGGAGAGCTTATCTTCACTCGTTTCAAGGTATCCTTTGTAGGGTCTGGTGGTGTTGGTAAGACCACTCTGCTCAGGCTTTTGTTTGGGAAAGAGCCTGCACCTGGTGGTTATGTCCCCACTATCAACGTAGCTGTCGATTCATCAGAGACAATCCAATTCGGCACCTTCTTAGTGACCATTTGGGACTTTGCGGGACAGGCCGTATTTCAGGACCTCTGGAGCTTCTACTTCCAAGGTACAGATGTCATTTTTCTCATAACGGACAGCAGTTTCAGAAATGTAATGCAAACGAAAACGCTTCTACGCAGCATCAAGAAAGAGGCACCCGCAGTTCCCCTCTTCATAATTGCAAACAAACAGGACCTTCCTGAATCGATGCGAGCTGACAAGATCAAGCGGCTCGTTGGGGCACCGACATTTCCGATGGTTGCTACAGATAAAACTCGACGTGAGGAATTCATTCGGTTCATGCTTGAAGTAGCGGCAAAGACAGTAGGTGTGAATCTACCGGAACGGCCAATCAGCGAGATGATTACTGTCCGAAAGGGAAGCGAAGAAATCGACGACCCCTTTGAATCCACTCCTGAAGCCGATGTTTCGCACCATGCCGAATCAGAATGGATATCGGAGCCATATGTGGAGCAGGAATCGGAGGCTGGCGCAACTCCAACTGGAAATCCTGGAGGTGTCGCGTCCCAAGACATTTCACAAAGAAGTTCTGTTCAACCTCAACAGACCTCTCAGCAGATAGAAGAACAAAAGGAACAGAAGAAAAAAGATGAGAAGACAGAGATTCTACACACGGTTCTAATCTATCAAGACCAAGGTGTATTGAAACCTGTCTATAGCTTAAGATATGGCGAGGAAGAAATAGACCCGACCAGCATAAGCTCACTCATATCGGCTCTTGATTCCCTCGGGTCTATTACGCAACCTTCTGCGGAGGAATCAGGGAAGACTGACACACTTGAAACAATCGAACATGAGGGTAATCATGTTTTCATTGAGAAGAGTGAACACTTCCTTCTAGCGATGGTCGTTACGAATGAGAAGAAGGAGAAGTCTCAAAGGCAGAAGATGGCTTCTGTGCTAGTTGATACAGAGGAGATGTTCAGGGACATCTGGGACAAGGACAATATTGATTTGAAGACATTTGAGAAATCTGTATTCGTCGTACTGTCCGAGCTGCCATTGTGTCCTCTGAGTTTGGACTACATTGCTAGGTCACGAGAAGCAGGAAAAAGAATACCGTTTGACAATAGAGATGTGGGAAGAGCAATCGTTGAAGTGACTGAGGCAATTGATGCTGTTTCGACCGTTGGCGGGATAGTTCGAAGTCTGGATCTTCCAAGAGAGACCGTTATGGGGGCACTTCAGATACTGGCCGCATACGACTGGGTAGCCTTCAAGGTTGAAATCTCTGAAGATACCATCCTTGCGCGGGCCGACGAAACGCCGGAGAACTGGGATCCAAAAGAGTTCCCGTATCCAAGAGAGTTCATGGAGCGTTTTGTCAAACGCTGTGATGGTAAGACTCCGCTGAATAGGCTTATAGATGGTCTAGATGTCAGTCTAAGTCCAGTAAAATTCGTTGCTCAGAAACTTGTTTTGAGCGGCGTTCTTGAGATTATTGCCTAG
- a CDS encoding DUF362 domain-containing protein, with translation MTNTPVFFADSNATPINNMLDRLEKVIRKTGLLDAISTDDVVMVKTHFGVWGNTRHIRPEYIRKAVEIVKDAGGKPFVSETCALGYGTSGPYGGRCTMADYLRMAEKNGFSQGTIGAPIVFADGYWGVNTYDVNIDGDYIKTVPVASALLDCDHVLVLSHAKFHDMGIAATLKNIGVGLVGKGGKMSIHSPDGITLNPSECKGVECSLCVNYCPVRCITVNDTVSIDMDKCVRCGHCASVCGSMAKSKAITMDWIGQDITKRVVENAMGVVSSIGLDRFYFVNLAIDITEKCDCISVGRPLLMHDIGIFGARDPVAIDHATLEIMKDATISEDSPAAGSLSRLVETSASFFTHAKEMNFGTTDYDFVNVTQ, from the coding sequence ATGACAAATACACCTGTGTTTTTCGCGGATAGCAATGCAACACCTATCAACAACATGCTAGATCGTTTAGAGAAGGTTATTCGAAAGACTGGATTGCTCGATGCTATATCAACTGACGATGTAGTCATGGTGAAAACTCATTTTGGTGTCTGGGGAAACACTCGCCATATTCGCCCGGAGTACATACGCAAAGCAGTTGAAATAGTCAAGGACGCTGGGGGCAAGCCGTTTGTATCGGAGACATGTGCGCTGGGATATGGCACCTCAGGTCCCTATGGCGGAAGATGTACCATGGCAGATTACCTACGGATGGCCGAGAAGAACGGCTTCTCTCAAGGCACGATTGGAGCTCCCATTGTGTTTGCTGATGGCTATTGGGGGGTCAACACCTATGACGTGAACATAGATGGCGATTACATCAAAACAGTCCCTGTTGCTTCAGCTCTACTGGATTGTGATCATGTATTGGTTCTTAGTCATGCCAAGTTTCACGATATGGGAATAGCAGCGACACTCAAGAATATCGGAGTTGGATTAGTTGGGAAAGGTGGAAAGATGTCTATCCACAGCCCTGATGGAATTACACTTAACCCTTCAGAATGTAAAGGTGTTGAATGTTCACTTTGTGTTAATTATTGCCCTGTGAGATGTATCACCGTTAATGATACAGTATCAATCGATATGGACAAATGTGTGCGGTGTGGTCACTGTGCAAGCGTCTGCGGAAGCATGGCAAAATCGAAAGCGATAACAATGGATTGGATTGGACAGGATATTACCAAGCGAGTTGTAGAGAACGCGATGGGTGTTGTGTCTTCCATAGGACTTGATAGATTCTACTTTGTCAATCTGGCAATCGATATCACAGAGAAATGCGATTGCATATCTGTTGGCAGGCCATTGTTGATGCACGACATCGGTATTTTCGGAGCTAGAGATCCTGTTGCTATAGATCATGCTACACTCGAAATCATGAAGGATGCGACAATATCTGAAGACAGTCCAGCGGCAGGTTCATTATCTAGACTGGTTGAAACTTCGGCTAGTTTCTTTACACATGCAAAGGAGATGAACTTCGGGACAACGGATTATGATTTTGTAAATGTGACTCAATAA
- a CDS encoding zinc-binding dehydrogenase, translating to MSDLKEGDRVGIGWQGRSCGECEWCLQGENQLCQDIVSSGTWVPYGGFSSSISVDNRFAYLLPEAMPSEVAAVLMCAGITVYNPLQSLATRPKQKIGIIGVGGLGHLALQFARALDYEVTAISSSPKKKKEALAFGADHFISEDESSLRNAFFRFDLLLCTAHGKINWELLLGTLKRNGKLVLVGFPDVEFNSTNLVAHQLSITGSFLGNRDTMREMLSFAQEHGIKPKVELMPMEQVNKAIQRLKDNKARYRIVLVNNV from the coding sequence GTGTCAGACCTAAAAGAAGGTGACCGAGTCGGTATTGGATGGCAGGGTCGTTCTTGCGGAGAATGTGAGTGGTGCTTACAGGGCGAAAACCAGCTCTGTCAAGACATCGTTTCGTCTGGGACATGGGTGCCTTATGGTGGTTTCTCCTCTTCTATTAGTGTGGATAATCGCTTTGCTTATCTGCTCCCCGAAGCAATGCCATCCGAGGTGGCTGCGGTACTCATGTGCGCTGGAATCACCGTCTACAATCCCCTTCAATCGCTGGCAACGAGACCCAAGCAGAAGATTGGTATCATTGGAGTTGGAGGTTTGGGTCACCTCGCGCTACAATTCGCCCGTGCTCTTGACTACGAAGTGACCGCCATTTCTTCTTCTCCAAAGAAGAAGAAGGAAGCACTTGCCTTTGGCGCAGATCACTTCATTTCTGAAGACGAGTCTAGTTTGCGGAACGCTTTCTTCCGCTTCGATCTTCTGCTATGCACCGCCCACGGAAAAATCAACTGGGAGTTGCTACTGGGAACCTTGAAGAGAAATGGGAAGCTGGTCCTCGTAGGCTTCCCAGATGTTGAATTTAATTCAACAAATCTCGTTGCACACCAATTATCAATCACTGGTTCTTTCCTCGGCAATCGGGATACAATGCGGGAGATGCTCTCGTTCGCGCAGGAACATGGCATCAAACCCAAGGTTGAGTTGATGCCTATGGAGCAGGTCAACAAAGCAATTCAAAGGTTGAAGGACAATAAGGCACGGTATCGAATTGTCCTAGTCAATAACGTCTGA
- a CDS encoding alpha/beta fold hydrolase — MTDFPVESILSARQVVSPQIAGDYVYFVSDMSGMMSLYRMKKHGSFPERLLPAGMAIQNPHLMAGHLYIVFPKMKRILLMLDEDGNELYQPCLLPLEGGVPKPIFGSKYSGQQITCHEYDAKKNIAYFNRDDRTVKDEAIQYTSKVDLETLTETALGTSERGLIPQPNGDHSKVLLSEVYIAGDVVTYLWEEGSDALKTVLGTRITERKADEDIKKYHVFPVHWVEEGALVYTTEFDDLGGLGFMELSNPENLHEVSIEGLVHEGIGEFESLEHIDADRHMLGYNIDGSSWRYEATFDSDTMQMKIRNVLVGKEPFKNGVDRGVTWDKSVGFNERKSIEYALSFTSATQPSQLYLHTPEEDSVVQLSREKVIGIPEEAFSSGEDASYESFDGLRISARLYLPSESLDFEGPRPLVLYVHGGPQSQERPDFTWFSMPLIQLLTMNGFAVFVPNVRGSTGYGMKYMKQVDHDWGGKDRLDHVEALKMLEEDSRIDSSRRAVVGRSYGGFMTLTLATRHPDFWGAACDMFGPYDLISFVERLPESWAVYFYLSIGHPEKDSEFLKERSPSTYLDQLQAPLLVIQGKNDPRVVEDESKDIVERLRENGKEVEYLVFEDEGHDVLKYKNKVTVYNRIVDFFKTHLQP, encoded by the coding sequence ATGACTGACTTCCCAGTAGAGTCCATTCTTTCTGCAAGACAGGTTGTATCCCCCCAAATCGCTGGTGACTACGTCTATTTCGTAAGCGACATGAGCGGGATGATGAGTCTGTATCGAATGAAGAAGCATGGCAGCTTTCCCGAAAGACTTCTTCCAGCTGGAATGGCCATTCAGAACCCCCATTTGATGGCTGGACATCTCTATATCGTTTTTCCCAAGATGAAACGAATACTTCTCATGCTGGATGAAGATGGCAACGAACTCTATCAACCTTGTCTGCTTCCTCTTGAAGGAGGTGTTCCGAAACCCATCTTTGGAAGCAAATACTCAGGACAGCAGATAACGTGTCACGAATATGATGCAAAGAAGAATATTGCTTATTTCAATCGGGATGATCGCACTGTGAAAGACGAAGCAATTCAATATACATCAAAAGTTGATCTTGAAACCCTAACAGAGACAGCTTTGGGTACAAGTGAGCGTGGGCTTATCCCTCAGCCAAACGGGGATCATTCGAAGGTTCTTCTCTCAGAGGTTTATATCGCTGGGGATGTTGTTACGTATCTTTGGGAGGAAGGGTCTGATGCGCTGAAAACAGTGCTAGGAACTCGCATCACTGAGAGAAAGGCAGATGAAGATATCAAGAAGTATCATGTCTTTCCGGTTCACTGGGTGGAAGAGGGTGCTCTTGTCTATACAACTGAGTTTGATGATCTTGGCGGCTTGGGATTCATGGAGCTTAGCAATCCTGAGAATCTTCATGAGGTATCAATAGAAGGATTAGTGCACGAGGGTATTGGAGAATTTGAATCTCTTGAGCATATTGATGCTGATAGGCACATGCTTGGGTACAACATCGATGGATCTTCTTGGAGGTATGAAGCGACGTTTGATTCCGATACAATGCAGATGAAAATCAGAAATGTGCTTGTTGGGAAGGAGCCTTTCAAGAACGGAGTTGACCGTGGTGTGACTTGGGACAAATCAGTCGGTTTTAATGAGCGGAAATCGATAGAATATGCGCTTTCATTCACGAGTGCCACTCAACCTTCTCAGCTCTATCTCCATACTCCGGAAGAAGACTCGGTCGTTCAGCTCTCAAGAGAAAAGGTGATTGGAATACCAGAAGAAGCATTCTCATCCGGCGAGGATGCCAGCTACGAGTCTTTCGATGGTTTAAGAATATCTGCACGGCTCTATCTCCCATCGGAAAGCCTTGATTTCGAAGGTCCCCGTCCACTTGTACTATATGTGCATGGAGGCCCGCAGAGCCAAGAACGACCTGATTTCACTTGGTTCAGCATGCCGTTGATTCAACTACTGACAATGAATGGGTTCGCAGTATTCGTTCCCAATGTGAGGGGAAGTACTGGCTACGGAATGAAATACATGAAGCAGGTTGATCATGATTGGGGTGGAAAAGACCGCCTTGACCATGTTGAAGCCCTCAAGATGCTTGAAGAAGATAGTCGGATCGATTCATCTAGAAGAGCGGTTGTTGGACGTTCCTACGGTGGTTTCATGACTTTAACTCTTGCGACGCGTCACCCAGATTTCTGGGGCGCCGCCTGCGATATGTTTGGGCCCTATGACCTCATCTCATTTGTCGAACGACTCCCAGAATCATGGGCAGTATACTTCTACCTATCAATCGGGCATCCGGAAAAGGACAGTGAATTCCTAAAGGAACGGTCGCCTAGCACCTATCTGGACCAGCTACAGGCGCCTCTTCTCGTTATCCAGGGTAAGAACGATCCCCGAGTTGTTGAAGATGAATCCAAGGATATTGTTGAAAGACTGCGGGAGAACGGCAAAGAGGTTGAATATCTTGTCTTTGAAGATGAGGGACATGATGTGCTCAAATACAAAAACAAAGTCACGGTCTATAACAGAATAGTAGATTTCTTCAAGACTCATCTACAACCTTAA
- a CDS encoding glycosyl hydrolase codes for MIKLVLPQVPSMVLISLTRYSYPMNPASASSVPLYMNEELSIHIRTEYLLSLLTVEEKLRLLSSRPLLAFYSTTPIRRLNIPQFGVTDGPLGVARHSGNFKKCTRFPAPIALAATWNRKLSREFGLAVAREVRSIGKHMILAPGINIHRTPLNGRTFEYLSEDTYLTKEMAIPFVRAVQSLRVGACVKHYAANNQETFRQSVSSEIDERALHEIYLRAFEAVVKEAEPWAVMAAYNKVNGTYCCENPRLLREILMDDWDFDGFVMSDWFATENVESGASCANAGLSLEMPLPRAYTMKALVNAYNNREISHETLNDLVRRFARVMFLAGLFDSDEKLPQGARNTNKHQALALKIAEESIVLLKNEGSILPLDIGTLRSIALLGPNLDKEFGRFLHGGSSAVVPPWEVTPLEGMRERCGSQVKIISDPSNADVAIVFAGLDHSAGMDSESTDRFSMKLPEEQVELILQTADENPNTIVALISGSPVAMSSWIGHVPGLIETWYGGMKAGRAIANVLFGDVNPSGKLPLTFPEKLTDSPAHIKGSSRTYPGGKDRKVYYDEGIFVGYRWFDEKSIDPLFPFGFGLSYTDFVYRNLELKNDSLSELDESLCVHVEIENSGEREGAEVIQLYYSDLESSVKRPPMELAGFKKIRLAAGETKRIELRTKGIDLAYYDVEKGRWNLEPGTLKLLVGPSSRNRRLESKLQVE; via the coding sequence ATGATAAAATTAGTCCTCCCTCAAGTTCCATCCATGGTTCTTATATCGCTCACTCGTTATTCTTACCCTATGAACCCGGCATCAGCTTCCTCAGTCCCCCTGTATATGAACGAGGAATTGAGTATTCACATAAGAACAGAGTATCTCCTTTCTCTTCTCACGGTTGAGGAAAAACTTCGTCTTCTCTCCAGCCGGCCCTTATTGGCGTTCTACTCAACCACTCCTATCAGACGTTTGAACATACCACAATTTGGGGTGACTGATGGCCCTCTTGGGGTAGCCCGCCATTCCGGGAATTTCAAGAAATGTACCCGTTTTCCTGCCCCAATTGCTCTGGCTGCTACATGGAATCGAAAACTGTCCAGAGAATTTGGACTTGCCGTTGCCAGAGAAGTCCGTTCCATTGGCAAGCATATGATATTGGCACCCGGCATCAATATTCACCGCACGCCCTTGAACGGCCGGACTTTCGAGTACCTCAGTGAAGATACGTATCTCACAAAAGAAATGGCGATTCCGTTCGTGAGAGCTGTTCAGAGTCTTCGAGTTGGTGCCTGTGTCAAGCATTATGCGGCAAATAATCAAGAGACCTTCCGCCAATCAGTCAGCTCAGAAATCGACGAAAGAGCGCTTCATGAAATCTATTTGAGAGCCTTTGAAGCCGTTGTGAAAGAAGCTGAACCATGGGCAGTCATGGCGGCATACAACAAAGTAAACGGCACTTATTGCTGTGAGAACCCCAGATTGCTTCGTGAAATACTGATGGATGACTGGGATTTCGACGGTTTTGTTATGTCGGATTGGTTTGCAACTGAAAATGTTGAATCTGGTGCGTCTTGCGCCAATGCTGGCCTTTCCCTTGAAATGCCCCTCCCACGAGCGTATACAATGAAGGCATTGGTGAATGCATACAACAATCGCGAAATATCTCATGAAACGTTGAATGATCTCGTTCGAAGATTTGCTCGAGTTATGTTTCTAGCAGGGCTATTTGATAGCGATGAAAAATTACCTCAGGGAGCTAGAAATACCAACAAACATCAAGCGTTAGCTCTGAAAATTGCTGAGGAGTCTATCGTGCTTCTCAAGAATGAAGGAAGCATATTGCCTTTAGATATTGGTACCTTAAGAAGTATAGCGCTTCTGGGTCCGAATCTGGACAAGGAGTTCGGTCGGTTCTTGCATGGTGGGTCATCTGCAGTGGTTCCACCGTGGGAGGTTACCCCTCTTGAAGGCATGAGAGAGAGATGTGGGAGTCAAGTCAAAATCATATCAGATCCATCCAATGCAGATGTTGCGATTGTATTTGCCGGATTGGATCACAGTGCGGGTATGGACTCTGAATCGACAGATCGGTTCTCGATGAAACTACCGGAAGAGCAGGTGGAGCTTATTCTCCAAACAGCAGATGAAAACCCCAATACGATAGTCGCTCTCATCTCAGGTAGCCCTGTCGCGATGAGTTCATGGATAGGACATGTACCTGGCTTGATAGAAACGTGGTACGGCGGTATGAAAGCAGGTAGAGCTATAGCAAATGTGTTGTTTGGAGATGTCAATCCTTCAGGTAAGCTTCCACTCACTTTTCCAGAGAAGCTGACCGACTCTCCTGCCCATATTAAAGGTTCATCCCGCACTTACCCTGGTGGGAAAGATAGGAAGGTCTACTATGATGAGGGTATATTTGTTGGATATCGCTGGTTTGACGAGAAGTCAATAGATCCACTCTTCCCTTTTGGATTCGGTTTGTCATACACAGACTTCGTATACAGGAACTTGGAGCTCAAGAACGATTCTCTGTCAGAGCTGGATGAAAGCCTTTGCGTTCATGTAGAAATCGAAAATAGCGGCGAGCGCGAGGGTGCAGAGGTGATTCAGTTGTACTACTCGGATTTGGAATCAAGCGTCAAGCGGCCACCTATGGAGCTGGCTGGTTTCAAGAAAATCAGATTGGCTGCTGGTGAAACAAAAAGAATTGAGCTTAGAACCAAAGGAATAGACTTGGCTTACTACGACGTCGAAAAGGGGAGATGGAATCTTGAGCCCGGCACATTGAAGCTTCTCGTAGGCCCTTCGTCTCGAAATAGAAGACTGGAGAGTAAACTGCAGGTCGAATAG
- a CDS encoding tetratricopeptide repeat protein — translation MDSAEEVINKGYQLIEEGDSEEAVDFFEQALERFGDDPEIKTGLAEALLGEARDQEAETLLRQVLKKHPTHERAVFSLGRYLDSCLQVDEAIKLYKKQLREEPKSHQVAEDLCRILMEEGRTEEAMRIAERQPNRFSKEWHSYDAIRRVLMLEEVSLDHKAAADGYEIESSRNLANNLLLQLKHIESMFESLPSEALEREERTEELHHEIQRITAELEHLLEAMEKRGWKFPKDFRQRIQSAVKRGEKRIKEG, via the coding sequence ATGGATTCAGCGGAAGAAGTGATTAACAAGGGCTACCAACTGATTGAAGAAGGGGACTCGGAAGAAGCAGTAGATTTTTTCGAACAGGCATTAGAACGATTTGGTGACGATCCTGAAATCAAAACAGGACTCGCTGAGGCTCTACTGGGGGAAGCTAGAGATCAAGAGGCCGAAACTCTGTTAAGGCAAGTTCTGAAGAAGCATCCCACTCATGAGAGAGCAGTTTTTTCACTTGGACGGTATCTCGATAGCTGTCTTCAGGTTGACGAAGCTATCAAACTGTATAAGAAACAACTGCGAGAAGAGCCTAAGAGCCACCAAGTGGCAGAAGATTTGTGCAGAATCCTGATGGAAGAAGGCCGTACCGAAGAGGCGATGAGAATTGCTGAGCGGCAGCCAAATCGTTTTAGTAAAGAATGGCACTCGTATGATGCGATTCGTCGTGTCTTGATGCTTGAAGAAGTTAGTTTGGACCACAAGGCTGCTGCTGATGGTTACGAAATAGAATCCTCAAGGAATCTTGCCAATAACCTGCTGTTACAGTTGAAGCATATTGAATCTATGTTTGAAAGCCTCCCTTCTGAAGCCTTAGAACGGGAAGAGCGTACTGAAGAATTGCATCATGAGATTCAGCGTATCACCGCGGAATTGGAACATTTGCTTGAAGCCATGGAAAAGCGAGGATGGAAATTCCCGAAGGATTTCAGACAGAGAATCCAGTCAGCTGTTAAGCGTGGTGAAAAACGAATCAAAGAAGGTTAA
- a CDS encoding cysteine--tRNA ligase: protein MLKVYNTLSRKKEKFEPLKDNEVRMYVCGPTVYDFPHIGNARSFVVFDTIRRYLDFKGYRVFYVTNFTDIDDKMINRANEEGIAVPELAERFISEYRKIERELNIKPADRNPRATEHIQDMIEMVKNILENDKAYEVDGDVYFDVSEHENYGVLSKISPDELDSGARVEVDEKKKDARDFALWKAQKPGEPAWDSPWSKGRPGWHIECSVMGKHFLGVPFDIHGGGQDLIFPHHENEIAQTAAAYEVEEPIKYWLHNGMLTIDEEKMSKSEGNFFTSREVLDAYDPQAVRLFLVSGHYRHPLDYNNEALEQAKTSIERLRNVVERLRGRMQIIRQKDIKPSEADAALEEAISEVKEGFEQEMDDDFNTPGALAEIFTFAKAINTHIDEMGNPAILRDALGILKERLEVLGIDLEKARSQVSAGGESGLADQLIELVLGLREKAREEKDYETADRIRDRLAELGIEVKDTKDGPTWTIE, encoded by the coding sequence ATGCTAAAAGTCTATAATACCCTTTCCAGAAAAAAGGAGAAATTCGAGCCATTAAAGGACAATGAAGTTCGCATGTATGTATGCGGTCCCACCGTATACGATTTTCCACATATAGGAAACGCCAGATCGTTTGTGGTATTTGACACGATTCGCCGCTACTTGGATTTCAAGGGGTACAGAGTATTCTATGTAACTAATTTCACAGACATAGACGATAAGATGATCAATCGTGCCAATGAAGAAGGCATCGCTGTACCGGAACTAGCTGAACGCTTCATATCAGAATACAGGAAGATAGAACGAGAGCTGAACATCAAGCCTGCTGACAGGAATCCCCGTGCAACTGAGCATATTCAAGATATGATTGAAATGGTGAAGAATATCTTGGAGAATGACAAAGCGTACGAAGTTGATGGCGATGTCTATTTTGATGTGAGCGAGCACGAGAATTACGGTGTTTTATCTAAGATATCTCCCGACGAACTTGATTCGGGTGCAAGAGTTGAAGTCGATGAAAAGAAGAAGGATGCCAGAGATTTCGCTCTTTGGAAAGCTCAGAAACCTGGAGAACCAGCATGGGACAGTCCATGGAGCAAGGGCAGACCTGGTTGGCATATTGAGTGCTCCGTCATGGGTAAGCATTTTCTCGGCGTGCCCTTTGATATTCATGGTGGAGGACAAGATCTTATTTTTCCGCACCATGAGAACGAAATCGCTCAAACAGCAGCAGCTTATGAAGTCGAGGAACCCATCAAATACTGGCTTCACAACGGTATGCTAACAATTGATGAGGAGAAAATGAGTAAATCAGAGGGCAACTTCTTCACCAGCCGTGAGGTTTTGGATGCTTATGATCCGCAGGCAGTCAGGCTGTTTCTGGTTTCGGGCCACTATCGTCACCCGCTAGATTACAACAATGAAGCTCTGGAACAAGCAAAAACCTCGATTGAGCGACTGAGGAATGTTGTTGAACGGCTAAGAGGGAGAATGCAGATAATCCGACAGAAGGATATCAAACCAAGTGAAGCTGATGCGGCTCTTGAAGAAGCCATCAGTGAGGTGAAGGAAGGGTTTGAACAGGAGATGGATGATGATTTCAATACTCCTGGTGCTCTTGCTGAGATATTCACGTTTGCAAAAGCAATAAACACGCACATTGACGAGATGGGAAATCCAGCAATTCTCAGAGATGCCCTTGGAATTCTGAAGGAACGCCTCGAGGTGCTAGGCATCGATTTAGAGAAGGCGCGAAGTCAAGTTTCAGCAGGAGGCGAATCCGGATTGGCTGACCAACTAATAGAGCTTGTACTGGGACTCAGAGAAAAGGCACGGGAAGAGAAGGATTACGAAACTGCGGATAGGATACGGGATCGGCTAGCTGAATTAGGAATTGAAGTCAAAGATACCAAAGACGGACCGACTTGGACAATAGAATAG